The sequence CGTTGCCCTCAGAGGCCACAGCGCGTCCTTAGTAGTCCTGGGGACCTTCATGCTTTGGTTCGGTTGGTACGGATTTAACCCTGGTTCATTTAATAAAATCCTAGTTCCCTACGGTAACTCAGGAACTTACTACGGTCAATGGAGCGCGGTTGGGAGAACCGCGGTCACCACTACCCTTGCAGGGTCAACTGCTGCGTTGACCACTCTCTTCGGGAAACGGATGATATCCGGTCATTGGAACGTGACCGATGTCTGCAACGGGCTGTTAGGCGGCTTCGCCGCCATAACAGCCGGCTGCTCCGTCGTTGAGCCATGGGCAGCCATCGTGTGTGGTTTTGTCGCTTCAGTGGTTCTGATAGCGTGCAACAAATTAGTAGAGAAGGTTAAGTTCGATGATCCTTTGGAAGCGGCGCAGTTACACGGTGGGTGTGGCGCGTGGGGGGTGATATTCACGGCGCTGTTCGCGAAAAAGGAGTATGTGAGCCAGGTTTATGGGGAGGGGAGGGCGCACGGGTTGTTCATGAGGGGTGGAGGGAAGTTGCTGGCGGCGCACGTGATTCAGATTTTGGTTATTGTTGGGTGGGTGAGTGCGACCATGGGACCCTTGTTTTGGGGGTTGAATAAATTGAAATTGTTGAGGATTTCTTCCGAGGATGAGCTTGCGGGGATGGATCTTACCCGTCATGGAGGATTTGCTTATGCTTATGAGGATGATGAGTCGCACAAGCATGGGATTCAGCTGAGGAAGGTTGGGCCCAACGCGTCGTCCACACCCACCACTGATGAATGATTACGATCACGATTAATTCGGCCCCGACAGTATTATCTTCAATTGAAATTACGTGTgacttagaagaagaaaaaaagatgatgatgattttgtttgtaatttattttatttgttttgggtttttttttaattttgtagatttttctttttatgatggGTAAGTAgggattttaatttgtaattgttaTTGGCCGTATATTGGTAGATGCTGGAAATTGAAGATTCTGCTGGAAGATGCGAACGTTTCTGAAAATGATAGATGGCTgtggaaaatgaaaatattttatttgtgggATTTAATTTTCGTAGTTTTCgccaaaaaagaaggaagagtcGTATAtagtagaaattttaatttgagaCTTTGATGTTGAACTCTGTAATTTTCCTTATGGCTAATCAATATCTACTAGTCAATAATTTGTGCATACGCACGGTTCACTCATTAACCAAACTTCAAAGGTTGATGTTCATGTGAATTTGAAACCCGTGCATCCGTATGGGTCCCTTGATTTAGGGACTTCAAAGGTTAGTATTTATGCGAATTTAAAACATGTGCATACGCATAGATCACTCGAATAAGAAAACTTGATGTTCATGCAAAACAATTGTTTTAGAAGACAAAATTAACAGACTATATTAAGATGAATCTTATAAGGCTCaaacataataaacaaaataaatgtttaaaattaaaagggataaaaagtaaaaagaaagtgtaattaaattgagaattgaaatttcaaataagtcaaataactttttttttataaatatatgacaacatgtcaattataatataaattactcCATATTTACATTTGTCAGGTCACATAACAATTGTTAATTTACATTTAAACACttgaatttcaaacatctcAACAATGACCACACTATTTCCTCTAATTACGTgcaataagagaaaaattatcaatttcaaattcatgttCATGTTCTATTAACTGCATTGTCTTaacaacttaaatttaaaagaatgcaAAAGAATAGGTCTCACCACCATTCCTATGGGATTTTTCTCATTGTCATTCACTTCACCACCAAAAAAAATTCACGTGAAAAATGAGAAGAACACTAATGTCTTAAAATCCCGtgaaaaaacatgaaacaaacaataataactaaataataatgataacacataataataatataattaattaatcaattaattaaatacaaaaagagaaagtaaagaaattttctatttttcattgcACTACCAACGTGATTTGTCTCCTGTGTGAATCTCAGCATTAAAGTTGATAGagtattttcaattacaataaataaggaattcagagtataattttttttcacccataaatataaagataaataactaaaatacacagaaaatcagaaatatattatgtaaataaaaatgcaGGAAGCAATCagcaagataaaaatagaaacattattaattaactgaaaaagaaaaaggtgactaaccctttattctttttatataaaaattttcaaaccccactaaaaaaagaaaaactacttGACATATCCTATTTTATACATCCAGTCTACCAAAACATGAGTTTTCAATTTAATTGTAACTCATTAAGTATCGTAATCAAGTGACACAAAAACCCTCTTGATGATTTCATTTTCATCCGGAAAAGGGAAAACTACATTGCAATATGAAACTCTCTTTCACTCTCACAGATCAAACTAACTTATATATGATCAATACAACATATATTGTAAAATAGcaattatacataatattttgtttatttcttatttcGCTGATCTTACTACTACACCCTTCATCCACAATTTCTGTAATTTGGCCAAAGGTGACGCACGGTAGACAACAAGTTATCAAACCTGCATTATTGATAATTACGAATTAATCATTGAATCATGTaagaaatcaattttaattttttattgaattgtaTCGTACTAattatgtagcaaaaaaaatgtacaacttAGGAGCGAGAGATGATGTTTCTATTTCGTCAATGTCTCGGAGctacatatattatattatatcgaTCATATAAatagatatagatatagattTTACATGTCTTGGGGTCTTCTCCATGATAgagaaaagaatatatataaacaacaatAGGATATTGTAAAGTGGCTAGAAAAATGGCCCATTCTTATTCTCTGACATTAAGCCAAATAGATATTAAATAATGCATTGTGAATGTGAAATGCAGGAAAAATAGCATGTCTGATAAAATTCTTACTTTCTTTCCCacccattattttttattgatcaaaCTATAAGTTGGTTGTGTGTTTCAAGctgtttatttgttattatcttGTTAGAAAATTAGACTAAGGTTTCAAATCAATCGAACtatgactaattttttttattaatgcaatctgttttcaaaatattacatGAGACATTTATATTGAAGCTAGAGAAATTAAATGATTGCTATGATTTTATTCCTCCATTCTCTTGTTCTCCAAAAGAGGGACAACGGCGAGTATGATTCCGAGTCATCATAGACTTCACACTCTTCCTTTGCTTGCTCTTGGCTTTTCCCCCAAATAACAGCATAAAAACCAATAACCGCTATGGCTGCTCCAAGCACACTGTACATAAACAAAACCATAGTTACATAATTGTATTCCTtctaagattaaaatatttttaagttgcATTCACACACATGCAAACAAAAGGTCCCCCTTTCATAATTGTAGTCCTTAgactaaagtattttttaaattgcattCATTCACACGAAAACAAAATGCTCtcattaataaaatcataagtccATAAGTGGACACACCTCCAATTTTTCTTATGATTGAGACATGAAAGAAACGTATACCTTCCAAGATAGATAGAGCCACCAAGAAAGCCAATTCCCATGATGACTGCAAAGATGATTCCAATTGCCTTAAACATTGCAACATAAAGAGGGCCCTTCTTGCTCATGACCCATATATGAACAATAATTCGAAGGGATACACCAAAAATTGCCTACATTCAGAAGCAGATCAAGTTAAGCGAAATTCAGAGCAAGAATAGAAGACTCATGCTGATATAGGAAATAGTATCACTATTTATTCTCACTTGCAATGCAATAGCTATCAAATTCACATCAAATCCTAATCTCAAAGCTTTTGGATCCGTTACCGAAATCAACCAAGGTGGGATAGATAGAAAAAAGAAGTGACAACCTTATTGTCTCCtgcattaaaaacaaaaaaaaaagaagcaagtgAAACAATGGAACAATTTTGAAACATAAAGAAATTAGTTAATTgctagtaattttaattttaaaaaaaatatcaccttTGAAATCTTACATATGTTGGTAGCATCTATTATATCTTACTGTATATGTTGTATATGTTCTCGTATAAGGCTTAGAGATACCCGAGACGCAAAGCAACAAAGATCTTTATGGATTCCATCAGCCATCCTCTAACATGAAAGAAACCGTGCAGAACCAATATATccaactaaaacatggaagaaTGTGCAGAACCTATATATCAAaatgaataaagaagaagaagaaaaatatagcagcaatacaaataaatcaatgatATAAACAGTGTTTGAGTAGATGACATAAACTATACAGGAATGAGAACCGAATGAGGATCAATCCATATACAGAATCTACACATACAAATCTAAAAGCTATAATTGTTTGAAGGGTGCAGTGAGAATCCTTGCTCTTTAACTAAGGCAAAAATTTCACAGCATCATTCGACCTTGTTTTCAAACTTAAAGACTAATTTAAGCACCTACAAACACAAACCAAATCACACATCAATTTTTTGTCGGATAAGAGGTAAATTATATATCTAAGTTTAAATTTGTGTGTAAACTTATGGGTATTAATTACTATCTATCTATAAATTcaattgtataaatattatcAGCAATGCTATGTAGCACGAAAGTTTTATGCACAAAcattataagaaaacaaaagcTGAAATGTGATTGGTTGAGTTTAGATGAACAATTTTGTAATCAAATCCTTTGACGCAAATTAACGGTGGTGAGCAGTGGTAAAACATTTCGTGCTAGAACGAATTTGTCCtgataaacattttccaaaTATTATATAGTGAGATATAATGGAACTTTGAAAATTAATGATAGCAAGCTAAGATTTAGTGAAACTTACCATGGCAGAGAGAGGTGAGAAATACATAACAATGTTTAAGCCTGCTCCCATAACACCAACAACACCACCATGAGCTTCTCTTTGCAATGCTAATTGAGTAGTAACTACTGCTACTGCCGAAATTGCCACATCCAAAATCACAGCCAAAATGAGAGTTCTACCCTGAAATCCGATTCAAATTAATCTATCACCACTTAACAATAAACTGGATTTTGTAaggtgaattaattaaaaattggcttatatagttataatataattaattcattaatataGTACATATTGATTTTCTCTGCTAATAAAACtaagaatattaataattaacatttgttgttaaaaaaaataaatatatactacATACCCTTATCCCTTTTGGAGCATATATGAGAAATAGAATAACATAGATTGTCTCCACCACAATGCCAAAGCCATCGACAGTAGCCACGAGGTACTCTCTAGCCTTTATGATTCCATAGTAAGTCCATAAGGAGCAATTAAGCAATGTGCAAATGTAAGGAAGGCTTGAGAAATCTTCCGTAGATCCGTGCTTCTTTATTTTCCAAAACATAGGTCTGCAtcgttttgtttaatttatgtatCATCCAGTAGCAATAAATATGAGATATATTATAATCTAGAATGCAAATTAAGCAATGAAAAGTGAACTCTGCAATATTAGTTGATAGATTATTTactaataaacaaaaatttgtattttgaatatttgtttattatcacCTACATGATGTGCTGGCGCTTCCAAATGATAGAATAAGCGTGGAAGTTTCTGGTGGGGTCGAACCAGAGATAGAACATGTATTTGAAGACAGGGATAAATCATGTTCTTCCATCAATAATCAATGCTAAAGCAacctaaaagaagaagaaaaaacatacaCACATACAAAAAAGTCTACAGTATCATTGTATTAGCTCAtatgaagaaggaaagaaactaataatttgaattagtctatttttcttatagtaaaagCAAGGTAAATGagtataccaaaaaaaaaaaaagaaacatgataatagcacaaaacaattttttaatttggaaaaaaatagaaaatatattggaatatggacaaaatttaaatacactAAAAGTATTATTCTGTGATCAGAATTAGAGTTTTACTTCACTAATCTAATCGGTGTGTTGACATTTATTACGAACCTATATTACCCAAATTATCCAGGTAAAACtgtaatttagattaaaaaataatattgatggGTCATCAACTACATGTGAAAAGCCATTATTACGGATCCAATGGTTGCTATTGAAAAATGTTCAACCATTCGATCTTATATTATATGGATTTATATGGCCCAAAACTCTGttttcataatataattttaattttatcatacaaAGTGTCAGTAAGTcccaacattcaattttgtgaGACATGTCACAATAGAAATTTTCACAAACACTTCATATGCACAATTTTTCATATCAAACAACATAACAATCATATATATCAAACGTTACCATTGCGTCATTTACTGCCCGTGCCTGTGAAAAGAACACTGCTGCTATTATTGATTCCTCTCACCACAAAAAACAACATAGATTTATAAAGTCAGcaacacaataaataaaaacatcaatAAACCTTGTTATTAGAATcacaaaagttaaaatgaaaagaaaaaaaaaagatggatgaTAATCACCACATACCTACAACTTCTCAGTTTTGCACGAAAGAGGAAAACTTGAAAACATCAGAGGTAGAAAGTGTCAGTAAGTCCcaacatttaattttgtgagACATGTCACAATAGAAATTTTCACAAACACTTCATATGCACAATTTTTCATATCAAACAACATAACAATCATATATATCAAACGTTACTGTTGCGTCATTTACTGCCCGTGTCTGTGAAAAGAACACTGCTGCTATTGTTGATTCCTCTCCCCacaaaaaaacaacataaagTTATAAAGTCAGcaacacaataaataaaaacatcaatAAACCTTGTTATTAGAATcacaaaagttaaaatgaaaagaaaaaaaaatggatgataATCACCACATACCTACAACTTCTCGGTTTTGCACGAAAGAGGAAAACTTGAAAACATCAGAGGTAGAAAGAACATAGATTGAAGAAGAGGAACATTACCATCTTCTGCGAAGGTTGTGAGGGGCGAGTGGGAGAGAAATAGAAGTGTGAAGATGGAGACCCATTTCATATTCTCTCTATCTTCTCTCACTCTCTCAGATACATGCAAGGTTCTTTGTTTGTGAGGAGCACAcaaaaatggtaaaaaataatttaaaaaaaatgaaaatccctaaacattaaacacaaaaaaagagCAAACCCATCCATTTCTGAAACGAAACCTGATTTGTAGGCAAGGAAAAATCCTTTTTTCCCTTCAAAATAAAGAGGCAAAAAAGCAAGATCCATGTCCAACACATGCAAACACATAAACAACTTACAAATTACAACACCAgagaaacacaaacaaaaaacccAAAAGAAACGGTTAAAACTtctgaaaacaaaaaaggaaaaaatgagatgaaatggctaaagagagaaataaaaccAAATTCTAAAACTTCTTCAGAACacagagaaaaagaaagtagAAACGTCCACGGAGAGAGTGAGAAAGAGAAAGTGAGTTTAGAtggaaagataaaataattttagggaAAAAAAGGTGTACATGCGTCAGAAAATGCTCAGGCTTTGTGTAAAGAAAAGATGAAGAGAGAGGAAACATCTTAacgaggcaaaaaaaaaaaaggcaacacAACAGGCAGGTGGCACCAAACAAACCAACAGGTGGAGGGGCATAAatgaccaaaaaataaaaaaaattggatagcTGTCAAACTCTTAGCTATGGGTATTTTgaccaaaaaaccaaaaaattggATAGTTGTCAAGCTCTCAGCCATAggtattttagtattttccacATACTTCAATTTTAGTATATAGATATTGATATACTAAAACTGAAGTATGTGGAATATATTAAAATGCCCATGGCTGAGGCTGTGACATGTGTCCCGTTCCAGTTAACAGAAttgga comes from Glycine soja cultivar W05 chromosome 20, ASM419377v2, whole genome shotgun sequence and encodes:
- the LOC114403178 gene encoding ammonium transporter 1 member 1-like — protein: MSLPDCPAVQLAQLLGPNTTNAAAAASFICDRFTAVDNKFVDTAFAVDNTYLLFSAYLVFSMQLGFAMLCAGSVRAKNTMNIMLTNVLDAAAGGLFYYLFGFAFAFGSPSNGFIGKHFFGLKELPSQSFDYSNFLYQWAFAIAAAGITSGSIAERTQFVAYLIYSSFLTGFVYPVVSHWFWSADGWASAISPGDRLFSTGVIDFAGSGVVHMVGGVAGFWGALIEGPRIGRFDHAGRAVALRGHSASLVVLGTFMLWFGWYGFNPGSFNKILVPYGNSGTYYGQWSAVGRTAVTTTLAGSTAALTTLFGKRMISGHWNVTDVCNGLLGGFAAITAGCSVVEPWAAIVCGFVASVVLIACNKLVEKVKFDDPLEAAQLHGGCGAWGVIFTALFAKKEYVSQVYGEGRAHGLFMRGGGKLLAAHVIQILVIVGWVSATMGPLFWGLNKLKLLRISSEDELAGMDLTRHGGFAYAYEDDESHKHGIQLRKVGPNASSTPTTDE
- the LOC114401318 gene encoding bidirectional sugar transporter SWEET17-like, coding for MFYLWFDPTRNFHAYSIIWKRQHIIPMFWKIKKHGSTEDFSSLPYICTLLNCSLWTYYGIIKAREYLVATVDGFGIVVETIYVILFLIYAPKGIRGRTLILAVILDVAISAVAVVTTQLALQREAHGGVVGVMGAGLNIVMYFSPLSAMVLHILPCFSWIYWFCTVSFMLEDG